Part of the Bradyrhizobium sp. AZCC 1721 genome, TCATCGGAACGTCCTCGCTGATTGATGTCCCGGAAGGTAGTCCGATCGGACAAGGAGACAAGGGCGATCCCCGCATGTCTCGTATCACTTCACCGGCGGGCCGTGGTCACCGATATGCTGCAGGGCAGCGCGACCACGGCCCTGTCGCTAGTCGGCGACTCCCCGGCGACCGCACAATGTAGGATGGGTAGAGCAGAGCGAAACCCATCAACACCGTTCATGACATTGATGGGTATCGCTCCGCTCCACCCATCCTACAAGTTACGTCAAACCGGCCGCTATCTGCCGCATCCGATCGGCCGTCAGATCGTCGGCGGGAAAGAACGTTTCCAGCGCCAGCTCCTGCAACGTGATGTCGACGGGCGTGCCGAACACCATGGTGGTGGAGATGAAACTCAGCACGTCGCCATTGTGGCGCAGCTTGAACGGGATAGCGACATTGTCGGCCGAGATCGGCCCCGAGCGCGCCGGCATCCGATAGGCCTTCAGCTCCTGATACAGTTTGAGCAGTTCGGGATCGGCCGTCGCCTCGCATTGCCGGTGCAGCCGCTCAAGGAGATGCGCGCTCCATTCGGCAAGGTTGACCGTGCGCGGCGCGAGCCCTTCGGGATGAAAGGCGAGCCGCATAATGTTGATGGGGTGCCCGAGCAAATGCGGCGGCAAACCTTCGAGCAACGGCGCCACCATGCGATTGGCCGTCACCAGATTCCAGTGCCGGTCATAGGCCAGCGCCGGATTGGGCTCATGCGCCTTCAGCACCAGATCGATCGCCTGCCGGGCTGACTTCAGCGCCGGATCATCCAGCGAGCGTTTCGGAAAGGCCGGGGCAAAACCCGCCGCGACCAGGAGCACGTTGCGTTCACGCAAGGGGACCTCCAATCGCTCGGCAAGCTTGAGCACCATTTCCCGCGACGGCGCGGCGCGGCCGGTTTCGACAAAACTGAGGTGACGCGCGGATATTTCGGCATCGCTCGCCAGATCGAGCTGGCTCAGATGGCGGCGCTGGCGCCATTCGCGCAAGTGATCGCCAATGTGTAGGGGTTGGGTTCGTTCGGCTCGCGCCGTGGCAGCATGTGCGTTCATGGTGGAAAACCTACCATGCGAATTTCATCCATTCCATTACGTCCAAGGTAATCGAAACGGGTCGCAGGTCGGGTCATTTTGGCGGCACAGGAGATGACCCATGCTGATGCTTTCGCTGTTCCGCTTCATCGCCGCCATGATCCCCTGGGTATGCAATCTGGTCACCTGGCTCGTGGCGCGTTCCCTGAACATGCCCGAGCCCCTGGTGCATGACACCGGCGTGTTCGTGTTCGTGCAGGTGCAGGCGATCGAGAACAGGGTCGGCAAGGCGCTCTGCCCGGTGCGGCTGATGCGTCAGCTCCGGTCGCTGCTGCAACGCTGATCCCTGCCACCAGTCATTCCCAAGCAAAGGAGAACGTCATGATCCATCCGTCCACCTTCCTGAGCCGCGCCCTGCTCGCTGACGCCATCTTCAGCGGCGTCGCCGCTGTGGCGCTAACGCTCGGCACCGGCACGCTCGCGCCGTTCCTCAATTTGCCGGAAGTCTTGTTGCGCGAAACCGGATTGTTCCTGATCGCCTATACCGCGCTGGTCGGCTGGCTGGCGACGAGGTCGACAGTGATGAAGGCGCTGGTGTTGTTCGTGATCATCGGCAACGCCGCGTGGACGCTTGGCAGCATCGCGCTGCTGTTCTCGGGCACGGTGTCGCCGAACCTGCTCGGTCAGGTCTTCATCGTGGCGCAGGCGATTGCAACCGGCGTGTTTGCCGAGCTGCAGTATATCGGCCTGCGGAAGAGTGGTGAGACGGTGACGGCGTAAAGTGGGCACCGTCAGGGGCGATGCGAAAGCATCGAACTATGGTGCGCAATTGCGCGCCTGAGAATCTCGAGATTCCGGGTCTGGTGCTAACGCACCAGCCCGGAATGACGCGTGCGAGCGCGTCAGCTCAACACCACCGCCACAATCATTCCGGCAAAAGTCAGTACCAGCCCGATGACCAGCATCGGTACCAGGCTGCTGCCCGAATACGGATCGGCCTGCTCCTTGTTCGTCACGATATGTGCACGATAAGCCATCACACTGCTCCTGCCTGATTGCGTCGAAATCTTTCACCGTTTGCGAGCATGACGCCGTTGGCGCCGGCGATACCAAGCTCGAGGCTCGCCGCAATCCGCCGCGCCCGCTCCACAAAATGCGCTTCCGCCTCCGGTGGGCAGACCTCGCGCGCGGTGGCCTCGAATAGCGCGAGCCAGCGATCGAAATGCGCGGCATCGACCGGCAGCGGGAGGTGTTTGGCCATTGGCGTGCCGTGATAGCGGCCGGTCATCAGCGCGACGGACGACCAGAATGCGCACATCTGCTTCAGATGCGGCTCCCAATCCTTGATGCGCGCCTCGAAGATCTGCCCCAGCACCGCGTCGTCGCGGACCTTGGCGTAGAAGCCGCGCACCAGGCGCTCGATCATCGCCTCGTCGATGCCCGTCCGCTCCATGATTTCGGCCGTGAGCCGTTCGCGCCGCTCCGGCCCTGCCACGATCGCTTCCAATCCGCCTGCCCTTAAATAGGTATTTCAAATACCTAATTAGACGGCTATAGTTGATTTGCAAGCAGATCTTTTGAGAGGGGCCCCATGCGCCTGACGTCGTTCACGGATTTTGCGTTGCGCGCCCTGATGCGGTTGGCGGGCGAACCCGGCCGCTCCTTCGCCACCAATGAAATCGCGGCCGAGTTCGGCATTTCCCGCAACCATCTGGCCAAGGTGGTGCGCGACCTCGCCGATAGCGGCTTCATTTCGACCCAGCGCGGTGTCGGCGGCGGCTTCATGCTGGCCCGCCCGGCCCACTCGATCACCATCGGCGAGGTGGTGCGCGCGCTGGAGGGGCCGCCGCTGGTCGAATGTTTTCGTGAGGATGGCGGCAGTTGCATGCTGAAGCCGCGCTGCCGGCTAAAGGCGAGGCTCGCCGCCGCGCGCGAGGCCTTCATGCGCGAGCTCGACGCCACGACGCTGGCGGAATGCGCCTACCCCGCGCCGGCCAGACGCAGTCCGGTGACCGCGTGAGGCCCGCACCGAAGCTCAGGACTTGAACATGAAACCGATCGAGTTCGAAAATGGCGTCGTGCAGATCGATGCCGCGATCGTCGCCGAAGGCCTCGGCCTTGCGCTGCCGCTCCTTCAGAAGGAGATGCGGGCGGGCAAGATCACGAGCTTTGCCGAGCGCGGCGTCGATGCCGATTTTGGCCGGCATCGACTGACCTTCCTGTCCGCACATCGGCGGTTTCGCGTGGTTGTCGACGAAGCAGGTACTATCGTTCAACGGTCGGCGGTCGACTTCGGCGATTCGTCGTTGCCGAAATCGGTGCGCAAGCCCGGCGGATAAACCGCCGCACGCTCAGAAAGCTGTGCAGGAAACAGATGACATCAGCGCAAGTCAGCGGCACGGAAGGATATGCCAGCGAAGCGGAACAGTTGTTCCTGCGCTACGAAAGCATTCCGGCGGCTGAAAATCACCGCCATGTCCTGCATCTGATACCCAAAGCCCCGGCCCGCGTGCTCGATATCGGTTCAGGAACTGGACGGGACGCAGGCTGGTTCGCAAGCTTCGGGCATCGTGTTATCGCCGTCGAGCCTACCGACGCCCTGCGTATCCCCGCCATGACGCTGCATCCCTCTCCTCTGATCGAATGGCTCGACGATAGCCTGCCCGACCTGGTCCGCCTGCGGGCACGCGGCGAGACGTTTGATCTCGTGATGCTGACTGCGGTGTGGATGCATCTCGACCAAACCCAGCGTCAATATGCGATGCCGAATCTGGCCTCGCTGATCGGGTCAGGCGGCACTATCACTATGACGATCCGGCATGGGCCCGTGCCGCCCGCGCGGCGGATGTTTGAAATCCCCGCCGAGGAGACTATCGCGCTCGCGCAGGCGCACGGCTTGCGCTGTGTCTTGAATGTGGCTTCTGAATCCCACCAGAAGAGAAATCGCGCCGCCGGCGTCACTTGGACAAACTTGGCGTTCGTGAAGGCAGACGCTTCGGGCTCATTTTCGCGCTAACTGAGCCCGGCTCTTCTCAAGACGCGCGTCGAAACAAAGGGCGAGAGCCTCGCTCCGATTCAATCAAGCCGAAGCAGCCCTATGCCTGGAGGGTCGGCGCCGGCGCGGAAACCGGCCGTTTCCTGGCAGCCAATTTCTTGCCGGACGCTCTGACACGGCTGCTGCCGTTCAGTGATGTCCCATTCAGCGACATGCCATTGGCCGAATGGCCGTTCAGCTTGAGCCTCTTCTTCGACGTGCGCTCGGCCTCTGCCTTCAATTTATCCTTCAGCTTCGCGTCGGCCTTGGCCAGTTTTTCCGCCTGCTTCAGCGCCTTCCGCTCGGCCTTCGCCTTCAGCCGCGCCTTCTCCGCCCGCGCTTCGGCACGCTTCTTCTTGCGCTTCTTCTCGCAGGCTGCGCATTTGCAGCCGATCGGCTTCAGATAGGCTTTGAAATAATCGGTACCGTAATCGTAGTTGATCTCCTCGCCCGGCTCGATGTTCTTGATGGCGCGGATGAACACCTTGCGTTTACGGGGTTTGACATCGGATTCGGCGTTCGGCCGGCAGGAATGGTTGATATAGCGGGCGATGTTCTTGCGCACCGAGCCGTCGATGGTCCAGCGGTCGTTCAGTTCGAACAAATACTTGTTCTCGATCGCGTCTTCTTCTTTCTTCTTCGAATCAAGAAGCGGCCCGAAATAGCGGATAATCTTGGTGCCCTTCTTGATCGGCTTGGTGGCGAAAAGGCCAAGTCCGGTGCGGGAGCGGCCGACGCGATAGGGTTTATTCGAAGGAATGGATGGCATGACGATTGGATAACTGCGCGCTCGAAAAACGAGGAATTGAAGCCGCCCTTCTAGGACGATTCCGCGGCGATGTCAGGTGTTTCGCGGCGTTTCCGTGAACCTTCCCCAGATTGCGCATGTCTGATCTTCGAGGTTCCAGAGCAAATGAGTGGCAGGATGAAACGTTCCCCACAATTGATCGCATTGGCCGCAGCTCTGTTGTCCGATCTGATGTCACCGGCGAACGCCCAAACTTTCAGCAGCAGCTACACGTCTACCGCGCCAAAGGACTGCCACACCGTCGGCAAGCCCGAATCCGACGGCAGCACGACGCAGGTCTGCCCCGGCAAATGGGGGCTGGTGGTACTGATCAGCGAGGGCGATCTGCGCGAAACCGTCTCGGTGGGACGAAACCGCGAGGCCGCCGCCAAGGAGCCGGCCGCGGAGGCCTGGTTCGGCCCCTTCAATTCGACCGGCCACACCGTCGAATGGCGGGCGGTCGACAGCAGGCCGTTCGCGATCATTCAGCGCTGGCTGATCGCCGATAACAACGACCTGGACAAGACCGGCAACCCGATCACGAAACCGATGCTCGCGGTGACACGGCTGCCGCCCGGACCGGTCTGCCACGTCGCCCATATCGACGGCCAGGCCAACCGCAATGCCAACGAGCTCGCGCGCCAGGCCGCGGACGAATTTGCGCGTGATTTCAAGTGCGGCAAGGACGAAGTGAAGGTGATTGGCGAGCGCGGCCGCGCTGTGGAATTGGCAAAGCGGTGATGGTAGACGCAGTCCGGCGCTTTCTTGCCGCATTAACGTCAAAGCTTCGGGCTTGAGTGCTTGAACCTTGTCAAACCTTATTATTTCACCGCATTACCCGGGGCAGCGATGCACATAAAACTCTTGGCACTCCTCATCGCCGGCATCGCCCTCTCCGGCTGCTGCGCCTCCGGAACTGGCTGCTCGACGCAGACCGCGGGCGCGCCGATTGCCTGGGACGGGTTGGGTGAACCGCCGACCGCAGATGGCGAACAAGCCGGGGTGGCCAAGCCAAAGCGGAGGACGGCGCGCAACCGCGAGATCATTCTGGGCCCGCTGAACGAAGCGTCTTCCAGGGACAGGTCAGCCGGATCGGGCGTCAAAGCGGCATACGAAGACTGGACGCGGCAGCCCAACGAAGACGCGGAAGCCGACGCAAGGCTCGCGCGGCAAACCAAGATTTGCAGGGGCTGCTGAGCGGCACGCCAACCGCAACCCGCCGCGCAGCTCCATCCCGCCTGCGAACTCCCGCAGAGCGGCCACCGTCTTACGCCCCCGGCGGTCGTGGCACTGTCGAGCGCAACATTGCATCCAGAAGCCGGTCGACGCCGGTCCCCTCGGGCAGCCGGTGCAGGATGTCCTTGAGCCTTCCATCAAGCAGCAGCGTGGTGAAGCCGTGCACCAGCGACCACGCGCGGGCAATCGCGGCGGCCTGGTCGAGCGACAAAGCCTCCAGCGCTTCGCCGGTGAGTTTTTCGTTGCGGCTGAGGCTCACCGCGGTGGCCAGTCCTTCGAAGGAGGCGGTCGCCGCCTCGTGCAGCGAGGGCCGTGTCATGTCGAGCCGCTCGGTACGGAACATCAGCCCGTACATGCCGGGGCGCGCCTGTGCATAGGCGACATAAGCCTTGGCGCGCGCCAGCGACTTCATGAGTGGGAGCGTTTCGGTGTTGTCCGCCGCGATCATCGCCGCGTTGAAGCGCCGGAATCCGATGGCGGCAAGCTCGCTCAGGAGTCCGGTGAGATCGCCGAAATGATGGGTCGGTGCCGCATGCGACACGCCGGCCTCGCGCGCAACCGCCCGCAGCGTCAGGCCAGACAGCCCGTCGCGTTCCAGCACCCGCTCCGCCGCGGCGAGCAAGGCGTCGTGCAGATCGCCGTGATGATAGGGCGTCTCGCCGGACGGACGGCGACGCCGGCTGGCCGGCCTTTCGGCTACAGTCTTCGCGGGCCTGCGCTTCGCGGCCGGGCGGTTCGTTTTGGTTGCTCTCGATAATCTTGCCATGCGACTTCTTATAACCGCAATTTTTACACTGTAAAGATTTTGCTTGACGGCGGCTCGCAGTATTCCTACTGATATCTTTACGATGTAAAGATAAAGCCGGAGGAAACGCGATGCTCGACCAGGTAACGACCGAGATGGCCCGGACCAATCTGGCGCCGATCCCGATGGAATGCGACGCGGCACACCTCAAGGTGACCGGCGAATTACCGCGCGAGCTTAACGGCACGCTTTATCGCAACGGCCCCAACCCACAATTCGACGCGCCCGGCGCCCACTGGTTCGTGGGCGACGGCATGCTGCACGCCTTTCATCTCGAGAACGGCCGCGCCAGCTATCGCAATCGCTGGATCCGCACCCCGAAATGGCTGGCCGAGCACGACGCCGGCCGTGCGCTGTTCGGCGGCTTCGGCCGCAGGCTGCCGGGTACGCCTGCTTCGGTTACGCAAGACGGCGGCGTCGCCAATACCAACATCATCTTTCATGGCGGCCGCCTGCTGGCCCTTGAGGAAGGCCATTTGCCGACCGAGATCGAGCCTGGCACCCTCAACCGGCTCGGTTATTGCGATTATGGCAAAGGCATCTCCGGACCGTTCACGGCGCATCCCAAGATCGATCCCGTCACCGGCGAGATGGTGTTCTTCGGCTACAACGCCGCAGGCCCCCTCACCCCCGCCCTCTCCTTCGGCTCCGTCAATGCCGCCGGCGTAGTAACGCGCTTCGATCGCTTCGAGGCCCCCTATGCGAGCATGGTGCACGACTTCATCGTCACCAAAAATCATCTGCTATTTCCGATCCTGCCGCTCACCGGCAGCATCGAGCGCGCCATGACGGGCCGGCCGCCCTATGCTTGGGAGCCGGACAAGGGCGCCTATGTCGGCGTCATGAAGCGCAACGGCTCCGCCAAGGACATCGTCTGGTTTCGCGCCGAGTGCTGCTACGTCTTCCACGTCATGAACGCGTGGGAGGACGGCGACCGCATCATTGCCGACGTCATGCAGTACGAGGAGCCGCCGCTGTTCACCCATCCCGACGGCACGCCCACCAATCCCGCCAAGTCGCGCGCCCGGCTGTGCCGCTGGACCTTCGATCTCGCAGGCAATACCGATCGCTTCACGCAAACCTGGCTCGACGGCATTACCGGCGAATTCCCCCGCGTCTGCGATCGAAGCGTCGGTTCAGCCAACCGGCATGGATGGTACGCCTGCGCCAATCCCGACCTGCCGACTTCAGGCGGATTGTCGGGCCTGGTACATGTCGACGGCAATGGATCGCGGCTTGGCCAGTACCTGCTGCCCGCCGGCGATACGATCTCGGAAGCAGTGTTCGTTCCACGCGGCGATGACGCCAGCGAGGGTGACGGCTGGCTGATGTCGGTGGTCTGGCGAGCCCGCGAAAACCGCAGCGACCTCGCGGTATTCAATGCCACCGATGTCGACGCCGGACCGGTGGCACTGGTGAAGCTCGGACATCGTGTCCCCGACGGCATCCACGGCAATTGGGTTGGCACGGCCTAAGCGCGCTATAGCCTCCGCGATGCCGGGGCGCGACGTTGTCGCACCCTACGTTGCAAGCGTCGGCCGAGTCGGCGGCATCAGGATCACGCTCGTTTTGCTGCTCGCCTGTGCCCTCATGTTTCTCTCGGTCGCGATATTGGGCGCCTGAAGCGCCCGCAAACCGTTGCAAAGACAATCACAGATCGTCGCGTCGTCGAATTTAGACAGTGTAAAGATTTCGCTTGACGAGTCCCGGACCGGCTCCTAGTGTATCTTTACGCTGTAAAGATTAGCCCGAGAGGCTGCCATGACAATCTTCCTGATCCTTGCCCCCTTCGGCTCCTTCGCCCTGCTGATGCTGGTGACGTCGGCCCAGGTCAGCCTGTTCGCTTCGGCCGCGATCTGCCTTGCTGTCGTTGCCATCGACGTCGCTCGCGGCCGTTCGATCAAGATGCTCGGCGCGAGTTGCGTCGTCGTTTTCGCCGGGATAGGCGCTTGGGTCACGCTGATCGATCCGAACCTGAGCAACTCGGCCGTCAAGCTGGCAACCGATGTCGGCGTGCTGGCTATCTCGCTGGCATCGCTGATCATCCGCAAGCCGTTCGTGCTGCAATACGCGCTGGAAGCCGTCGACAACGAGACGACCAAGCTGCCCGGCTTCATCAAGGCGATCTATATCATCACCTGGGCCTGGACCGGCGCATTCGTCCTGATGATCGTCGGCAACGTGCTGACGATCTATGTGCCGGGCTTCCCACTCTGGATCGGACTCGCCATCGCATTCGCCGCCCGCAACAGTGCCGCCTATTTCACGACATGGTATCCACAATATCGCAGGGCGAAGCATGGTGTCCCGCCGGCGAACGCCCTACCCGGCGCCAACTAAAGATACGCTTCCAACCGAAACACGATCAGCAGAGAGCAAACCGATGAAGGACGTATTCGCCAGACTGGGCGCCGACTTTTTCTCCACCATCCTATTCATCGCGATCTACCTGACGACTGACAACGTGCTGCTGGCGACTGCCGTCGCGATCGCTGGCGCAATTGCGCAGGTGATCTACTCCCGCATCGAGGGCAAAGAACTCGGTTACATGACATGGGCCAGCCTTGGGCTCGTCATCGTGCTCGGCAGCGCGACGCTTCTGACCCACGACCCGCGCTTCGTGTTGGCGAAACCCGCAATCGGGCATTTCGCGATCGGCGTCATCATGCTCAAGCGCGGCTGGATGTTGCGCTACATGCCCTCCATCGTGACCCAGACCATTCCCGAATACGTCACTTTCGCGGGTTACGCTTGGGCCGCACTGTGCTTCACACTCGCCGCCGGCACGATCGGTGTCGCGATGACCGGCGACATGAAGCTGTGGACGTTCTACGTGACCGTCGTGCTGGTCGGCGCCAAGATTGCCGCCTTTGCAGTTCAATACGTCGCGTTTCGTATTTTGGTCGGCAGCCGGCTTCGCGCCGCCGCCCAGCAAGCCTGAAAAACACGCGTCAAAAAGGTGCTTGAGGCGATTGGGCTTGTGTGGCGAGATAGGCTATACCGCGCACGAGTTTAGCGGATCTCGCAGGCCATTCCGGCTTGCCGTGGAAATGTCGGAGAGACAAAGATGGCCGTGGACGGAAACTGGAACATCACCATGAGCACGCCGATGGGCGAGCGCAAGGCGACGCTGTCGCTGCAAAGCGCGGGCGGCGCGCTGACGGGCACGCAAGGAGCGGACGGCAATTCCGGCGAAATCTTTGACGGCACCGTCAATGGCGACGACGTCGCCTGGAAGATCTCCATCACCAATCCGATGCCGCTCACGCTTGCCTTCACCGGCAAGATTTCCGGCGACACCATGTCCGGCGAAATGGGCATCGGCCCGATGGGCAGCTTTCCGTTCACGGGATCGCGGGCCTGACGGATGAGGAGGCCACAGCGCCTCCTCGCTTTGTCATCCATGTATAGGATCGTTCTGCTTTCGATCGCCGCCCTCGCCTCGCCGACGAGGCCGGCGATCGCGCAAACGCCGGCGCCCGAACCGAGGTGACGAATTGCAGCTAAGGTTGGGTCACGACCAGATCTGCATCGGCAGACCGTAAGCGTCACGTGGCGCTATGCCCTCCGGAAAGCAGCCGGCGGCGTCGCGTGCAGCAATCGCAACAGCACAGGCGTCAAGCACGTCGTCGCATTTTGCACCGGTACCGAAGCGTTCGTTAGTCAGCCACCTGTCGATAGCCCTGATCCCTCCCCGCTTCAGCAGCAGACGACGAAGGCGGATTCCAGCTTCCGACTTCTTCGACGGCAACGGCTTGCAATCGTTCAGGCGCAAGAAGACCAGTTCCGGGTGAGCCTCGCGAATGTCGTGCGAACGATTAGCCCGCACGAACGCATCCGACTCCATGATCTTCGACCCGAGGTGCCAGAGCTGGCGCGACACCCGCTTCTGGCCGCGCTGGAATGCATCTCGATTGGCTTGGTCGGGATCGGAGAATTCAGTCCATAGCCAGCGCCGCGCCCCGGTGAACACGCGCGATGAATGCGGCCGTAACCTCTCGCGGGCAAGGAGGTCGCAGGTCCGCTCGCCGTCATCGGTCATACCAATGGGGATGTCGATCGCGGCGCGATCAAAGCCGATGGACAGCGCACCGGCAATGTCGCGGCAGAACCTGATCTCA contains:
- a CDS encoding helix-turn-helix domain-containing protein, whose translation is MNAHAATARAERTQPLHIGDHLREWRQRRHLSQLDLASDAEISARHLSFVETGRAAPSREMVLKLAERLEVPLRERNVLLVAAGFAPAFPKRSLDDPALKSARQAIDLVLKAHEPNPALAYDRHWNLVTANRMVAPLLEGLPPHLLGHPINIMRLAFHPEGLAPRTVNLAEWSAHLLERLHRQCEATADPELLKLYQELKAYRMPARSGPISADNVAIPFKLRHNGDVLSFISTTMVFGTPVDITLQELALETFFPADDLTADRMRQIAAGLT
- a CDS encoding group III truncated hemoglobin; its protein translation is MAGPERRERLTAEIMERTGIDEAMIERLVRGFYAKVRDDAVLGQIFEARIKDWEPHLKQMCAFWSSVALMTGRYHGTPMAKHLPLPVDAAHFDRWLALFEATAREVCPPEAEAHFVERARRIAASLELGIAGANGVMLANGERFRRNQAGAV
- a CDS encoding RrF2 family transcriptional regulator; this translates as MRLTSFTDFALRALMRLAGEPGRSFATNEIAAEFGISRNHLAKVVRDLADSGFISTQRGVGGGFMLARPAHSITIGEVVRALEGPPLVECFREDGGSCMLKPRCRLKARLAAAREAFMRELDATTLAECAYPAPARRSPVTA
- a CDS encoding DUF6522 family protein, producing MKPIEFENGVVQIDAAIVAEGLGLALPLLQKEMRAGKITSFAERGVDADFGRHRLTFLSAHRRFRVVVDEAGTIVQRSAVDFGDSSLPKSVRKPGG
- a CDS encoding class I SAM-dependent methyltransferase — its product is MFLRYESIPAAENHRHVLHLIPKAPARVLDIGSGTGRDAGWFASFGHRVIAVEPTDALRIPAMTLHPSPLIEWLDDSLPDLVRLRARGETFDLVMLTAVWMHLDQTQRQYAMPNLASLIGSGGTITMTIRHGPVPPARRMFEIPAEETIALAQAHGLRCVLNVASESHQKRNRAAGVTWTNLAFVKADASGSFSR
- a CDS encoding SET domain-containing protein, with the translated sequence MPSIPSNKPYRVGRSRTGLGLFATKPIKKGTKIIRYFGPLLDSKKKEEDAIENKYLFELNDRWTIDGSVRKNIARYINHSCRPNAESDVKPRKRKVFIRAIKNIEPGEEINYDYGTDYFKAYLKPIGCKCAACEKKRKKKRAEARAEKARLKAKAERKALKQAEKLAKADAKLKDKLKAEAERTSKKRLKLNGHSANGMSLNGTSLNGSSRVRASGKKLAARKRPVSAPAPTLQA
- a CDS encoding TetR/AcrR family transcriptional regulator, yielding MARLSRATKTNRPAAKRRPAKTVAERPASRRRRPSGETPYHHGDLHDALLAAAERVLERDGLSGLTLRAVAREAGVSHAAPTHHFGDLTGLLSELAAIGFRRFNAAMIAADNTETLPLMKSLARAKAYVAYAQARPGMYGLMFRTERLDMTRPSLHEAATASFEGLATAVSLSRNEKLTGEALEALSLDQAAAIARAWSLVHGFTTLLLDGRLKDILHRLPEGTGVDRLLDAMLRSTVPRPPGA
- a CDS encoding carotenoid oxygenase family protein, which gives rise to MLDQVTTEMARTNLAPIPMECDAAHLKVTGELPRELNGTLYRNGPNPQFDAPGAHWFVGDGMLHAFHLENGRASYRNRWIRTPKWLAEHDAGRALFGGFGRRLPGTPASVTQDGGVANTNIIFHGGRLLALEEGHLPTEIEPGTLNRLGYCDYGKGISGPFTAHPKIDPVTGEMVFFGYNAAGPLTPALSFGSVNAAGVVTRFDRFEAPYASMVHDFIVTKNHLLFPILPLTGSIERAMTGRPPYAWEPDKGAYVGVMKRNGSAKDIVWFRAECCYVFHVMNAWEDGDRIIADVMQYEEPPLFTHPDGTPTNPAKSRARLCRWTFDLAGNTDRFTQTWLDGITGEFPRVCDRSVGSANRHGWYACANPDLPTSGGLSGLVHVDGNGSRLGQYLLPAGDTISEAVFVPRGDDASEGDGWLMSVVWRARENRSDLAVFNATDVDAGPVALVKLGHRVPDGIHGNWVGTA
- a CDS encoding inner membrane-spanning protein YciB, producing the protein MKDVFARLGADFFSTILFIAIYLTTDNVLLATAVAIAGAIAQVIYSRIEGKELGYMTWASLGLVIVLGSATLLTHDPRFVLAKPAIGHFAIGVIMLKRGWMLRYMPSIVTQTIPEYVTFAGYAWAALCFTLAAGTIGVAMTGDMKLWTFYVTVVLVGAKIAAFAVQYVAFRILVGSRLRAAAQQA
- a CDS encoding DUF429 domain-containing protein, which translates into the protein MRALGLDGFSKGWVAVLLDGDLREIRFCRDIAGALSIGFDRAAIDIPIGMTDDGERTCDLLARERLRPHSSRVFTGARRWLWTEFSDPDQANRDAFQRGQKRVSRQLWHLGSKIMESDAFVRANRSHDIREAHPELVFLRLNDCKPLPSKKSEAGIRLRRLLLKRGGIRAIDRWLTNERFGTGAKCDDVLDACAVAIAARDAAGCFPEGIAPRDAYGLPMQIWS